The following are from one region of the Methylophilus sp. DW102 genome:
- a CDS encoding GNAT family N-acetyltransferase: MPELVIKPAQAQEADIIAALVNRAYRGESSRAGWTTEADLLDGKRTTPKEVLSLLARDDIQILTGWVASQLRVTLCAEWHAAQQTVHLGMIAVEPTAQNRGYGKTVILAAEQWAVEHWQVRASQMAVVSLRQALIAFYQRLGYQPTGEVRPFPYQPEMWQAKVENMQLITLQKPLGLS; this comes from the coding sequence ATGCCTGAGTTAGTGATTAAGCCTGCGCAAGCGCAGGAGGCCGATATCATCGCGGCACTGGTGAATCGTGCGTATCGCGGCGAGAGCAGCCGGGCAGGATGGACCACGGAGGCTGATTTGCTCGATGGCAAGCGTACCACACCAAAGGAGGTGCTGAGTTTGCTCGCTCGGGATGATATTCAGATACTCACCGGTTGGGTGGCGTCACAATTGAGGGTGACGCTGTGTGCTGAATGGCATGCTGCACAGCAGACCGTGCATCTGGGCATGATTGCCGTAGAGCCGACTGCGCAGAACCGCGGGTATGGCAAAACAGTGATTCTGGCGGCTGAGCAATGGGCGGTGGAGCATTGGCAGGTGCGGGCCAGCCAAATGGCGGTTGTCAGTCTGCGGCAGGCGTTAATCGCGTTTTATCAGCGGCTGGGTTATCAGCCGACCGGGGAGGTCAGGCCTTTTCCCTACCAGCCAGAGATGTGGCAGGCCAAGGTTGAAAACATGCAGCTGATCACCTTGCAAAAGCCGCTTGGGTTGAGTTGA